The sequence below is a genomic window from Macrotis lagotis isolate mMagLag1 chromosome 7, bilby.v1.9.chrom.fasta, whole genome shotgun sequence.
TCCTGCATTTCTCGGATTTTCTATGCAGGGGTGGCAGGAGAGCAGGGAATTGTCAAAATTCTGAttactttatctttttattttattttttaagtgtcggaggaagaaataaataggtagatagaagAGTTCTGACTTAATATCTGTAGACGCTGTTTCTGTCTGTCAGACTAAAACatgtttttctttaagatttgaaCAGGAACATATCCATTAACAAATAATGAATTGCGGAGATTTGATTTACAAAGCAGCTCCTTTGCACTTAAGACTAAAGAAGCCCAGCATTATCTTAATGGAAGGCTATAATTGCTGCTTTGGGATATTTACACTGCTCAAATGACATTGCAGTAGATTTTACTTTCAAACACATGTCAAAAAAGCAAATCCCGAAAAGACTAGTGAAAAGCAAACTGTTGCCATATTAAAtatacaaaagcttttttttttaaaaaaataagaaacaagccATACCCCCAGtcaataatttcctttcttattccagAAAGTGAAATTTACCCAGGTTGAAGTtgtggaggggggaagggaagaggaggagagaggaaggagtaCTTTAGACTAACAGAAGGTGAACTGGAAACATTCAACCTAGAAGGCAGGTAAGTTGTGAAAGTTAACTCCTCTTCCCAGTTAAACCCAGCTGGGTCGCTTGGTCATTTGCTTCAATCTGACCTTGTTCTGGAGGGAATAGAACTTCAGAAAGGGAATTTTTCGATGCTGGGAAGCAGCAGGTAGGAAAGGAACCTGATCAGCCCCCAAAAGGCAGCAATTAAAGTCTTAACCGCGACCCATCTGTCGCAGGATCGGcacccctttctcttcctttcctttatacctccccttccctcccccagccccacCACTCTCCTCTTTGTCTGTGCAAGGAATGGGAGGAGACAGAACCAGCGTCCCCAgaagtaagaagaaaagaaaataccgTCTTGATAGGTTTTTTTAAATGTCGGAACTTTTACTAAGAATTCCTCCCAAAGGCCTAGACGTCCTCCTTCCGGGTGGATGTGACTCCCGGAGCTAAGTTCACGGCGGCTCAACCTGACACCTCCCGGCGATGCGGGAGGGGCGgcatgtgcccccccccccagccctcccCTTCCTATCTCCATCTATCCGCCCTGCCTGAGAGGTCCCCCTACCTTTGCGGTGGTTCGCGGGGTCAGTCGCATCTGGGCCATTAACTCCGGCGCCCTGGAGCTGCCAGCTCCCGGTTCTTAGTTCCCCCTCCCCACAGAGCGGGGTCCCCAGCACCCACCCCTCAACTCGCgggcacacaaacacacacacacgcacgcacgcacccCAACCCCAAACCTCTCCTCCCCGGACGCCTGGGTCCCACTCACGAACTGGCTGAACACAAGAGACAAGAAGGGGGGAGATGGGGGTGTGCTGACTCCACGGGGTGATGCAGCGTCCTGCCGCAGCCTATTGGGGGTGGGGgcgggaggaggggaaggagccCAAGGTACAGGAAGAATCTGGAAAGCGCCGCTGAGGAGGAGGCCGGACAGAGGATTCCCATCCTGGGGTGGACTTTATCCCGTCTGGGCCCGGGCCCCTCCACCTTTACCTTTCTCCCCAACCGAGAAAAGGTGCGGGGTGGGGGGGCGCGGGAGAGAGCGGGGGCTCGCCCCTAAACGGTTTGGGAACTTTGGATAAAAGGCAGGCCCCCATCTTTCCCAAAGCGGTCCCTCCTGCCCTTCTGGTCCCGGGGCCGCCCAGGTTAGCGAAGTCCTGCTCCCCCGCGCGCCCGAGCTCCTCCGCCTTCCATCCCCCTCGTGGCGCGAGTTCACGCGTGGTGCACACTCACCCCGCAGCACCCCTCACCTTTCTCTGGGGACGGAGGCGCAGCGCGGGGGGGCGCCCCTCTTCTGCGGGCCCGAGGGACCCGAGGAGGCGCCTCGGAGCCCGCAGCCGCCTTCCGGTACCCCAGGCCCGCTCGGGGTGGGGGCAGCCGCGGTCAGAGCCCCCGGGTCCCAGCGGCCTCGGGGCTGTGAGCTCCTTTGGTCCTGGGTGGGaggcgggggagggggcgggcGGGGACGAGCGCGGATTTCCCCGTCCTCTATTTGGGCGCGCCGCACTTCAGACAAAACCGGGGGGACTTCAGCTGAGTGGCAGCCGGTTCCCCGTCAGTGTGTCAGTATGTAAgagtgtccgtgtgtgtgtgtgtgtgtgtgtgtgtgtgtgtgtgtgtgtgtgtttgcactGAAGCGGAGCCACGGCTTCCTGGCACATTGAGCTCGAGAGGGGCCAACATTGGGGGGAAGGGGGCCCCCAGCTTCCCCTCAACTTTCTAGGGACTCGGGGGGTCCTCGGGGGTGCGGCAGGGAGCACACGCGGACACGTCGCGTTTTCGGGGAGGGGCCCTCACTCCCGGGAGCGGTTTACCTGGCCGGGGTCTTGCAGGGGTCCGGGCCTCCGAGGGTCCCcgcgcggggccgggggccgcGGCCGGCCTCGGAGAGGGCGCCGGTGCGTTTGCCCCCCGAATTAGGatccgtttccttctccagcccccCCTCCCCGCATGCAGTGATGTCGGGTGACGTCACTTAGAGCCCGAGGAGAGCGTGGGTCTGGAAGCCGATGGCGAATTCAAAAAGACGGagacagaggaagggagaggagggaggaaggggaggccGGCCAGCCAGAGATCGAGAGGGGGGCAGGGGCCGCCGGAGCGCCCCCGCCTTTTCTGGGCGGGGGGAAGCCTCGCTCACCAATGAAAAGTGGCCGCTTCccgaagaggaggaaaaaaaaaagttttcctgttGACTGTTGGAAGCGAATTGAGCAATTATCTAGTTTACCTTCTCCTCTTGGAAGTTAACGATTGGCGAGATCTTTGCTGCGTTATTGACACAACACTTTCTATTGATAGAAATAAGTAGTGATTGTCCCCGAGTCATCCGTACGCCAAGGCGACTGCGATGGGCTGGCATGAGTCCACTGGGCTGGGAAGGCTGGTTCGGCTGCTGATgctgggggggaggaggaggatggtgcTGCCCTTGACGGTGCTCGTCTTCCGATCTGCAGATCAGTGACAAGACGGGGAAAAAAAAGAGGCGTCGACGCGAGCAGCTTGGACCCGGCTCCCACGCGCGAGGCAGACATGGATTGTAGTGCCCATCACCCGGCCACCAAAATCTTGGCGACTCCGGCGTCCAGAGACAGCCTGCCGGCTAGAGGCAACATGATCAGCGCTTCCAAACCCCTCGCCTTTTCCATTGAACGAATCATGGCCAGGACTCCAGAGCCCAAGTCTCTGCCCGTTCCCCATTTCCTACAGGGGTCCGTACCCAAAGGAGACCCCAAGCACTCCCTGCACCTCAACTCCTCGCTCCCGTGCATGATTCCCTTCGTGCCGGTGACCTACGAGGCCAGCCCCAAGGCAGGGATGACCGGGGCCGAGCCGAGAAAAACTAGCCTGGACTCCTCCGCTCCGTCCCCGGCGGCCTCGTCCTTTAGCTGCAGCGATCTGTTGAACTGTGCGCTGAGTCTGAAGGGGGACTTTGCCCGCGACGCTCTGCCTCTCCAGCAGTATAAACTGGTCCGACCTCGAGTGGTCAACCACTCCTCCTTTCATGCCATGGGGGCTCTGTGCTATTTCAACCGGGCCGACGGTCCCTGCCACCCGTCGGCCAGTGTCAACATACACCCAGTGGCCTCCTATTTCCTCAGCTCCCCTTTGCACCCACAACCCAAGACGTATTTAGCAGAGAGAAACAAACTGGTCGTCCCGACTGTGGAAAAATACCCCTCGGGGGTGGCTTTCAAAGACTTGTCCCAGGCCCAGCTGCAACATTATATGAAAGAAAGTGCCCAGATCCTCTCGGAAAAAATTGCTTTCAAAACCTCCGAATTCAGCCGAGGCTCTCCCAACAGCAAACCCAAAGTTTTCACTTGCGAAGTGTGCGGAAAGGCAAGTACCTGGGTTGGTTTGGGTTGGGAGAGCTGGGCTTGCGGATGTTTtgctgtctttaaaaaaaaaagggttatcCCCCACCCCCCGGGTCCCCCATCCTCACCCCGACCCCAGTTAAAACCTGAATATCCCCGTGCCGCTAACCCGCTCAATTTGTGTTCAACTTTAAAGGTATTTAACGCGCATTATAACTTAACCCGTCACATGCCGGTGCACACCGGGGCCAGGCCCTTTGTTTGCAAAGTTTGCGGAAAGGGCTTCAGACAAGCCAGTACCCTCTGCCGTCACAAGATCATTCACACCCAGGTAAGTCAAGTTAtccattttttttgggggggggggagaggatcCAGGATATCATTCTTTCCTCAGCTTTTCACTGGAAGTTTTCAGACTTCCAAGTTTTGGTTCCCTGTTTGATGGAAAAGGGccctgggaaatggctaaattcGGGAATTGTTGgggaatttttcttcctctcctttgtttATGCCCAGGAAGAACACGGGGAGGAAAGGCTAAAGGTTAGCGTGCCACTTTCCACTTTGCTTTCCTCcactaaaaatgaaacaaacaaatatCCCGACTCCTTTGTTTCTCCCCCCTCTAGGAAAAACCTCACAAATGCAACCAATGTGGTAAAGCATTTAACAGAAGTTCCACTTTAAATACTCACACTCGGATACACGCCGGCTACAAACCTTTTGTTTGTGAATTCTGTGGCAAAGGATTTCATCAAAAAGGTACAAGATATAAACCCCGCTATCTTTCTGTGGTCGTTACTCTGGCTAGTCTTTCTACCGTGAGCTCAgcttaatttgttttaaaacgTTTAGGAAGATCATCTTTATAGCAGAATGTATTTTGCGAATTCGTTTGAGTTCCAgtgttttgttccctttccagAGTTTGGTTCGGTTTTAGATGCAAGGAAACAGGCTTGTGTTTTTTCCCCTACTTGAATGCACACATTCGTTTCGTTGAGATGTGTAAATAAAGGCCTTGACAATCTGAATCCTAGATAAAAAcggaattttttttcaaatgaaatttaaccacacacacacacacacacacacacacacacacacacacacacacagtgcagAGAAATGAAAGGGAACGGACTTTGGGTCCTAGCCTGCTGCCTACAAGAGGAGCTTAGCCGGTCTCTGGCCTCCATCACTCCCGCTTATCTCCTTCCCTCTCCGCTGTCAAGAGTAATATTTCTGTCGTTTCTATGTTTTTCAGGAAATTACAAAAACCACAAGCTGACCCACAGCGGGGAGAAGCAGTTCAAATGCAACATCTGCAACAAGGCCTTCCACCAGGTCTACAACCTGACTTTCCATATGCACACCCACAACGACAAGAAACCCTTCACGTGTCCCACCTGCGGCAAGGGCTTCTGCAGGAACTTTGACCTCAAGAAACACGTCCGTAAGTTGCACGATAGCGCCCTGGGACTGCCCCGGGCCACAGCCGAGGCCAGCGTGGACCCCCCGCCCCCGATGCAGCCTCAGCCCCCGATGCCCCCGCCGCCTCCTCCCGGATCACTGCAGTCTCCTCTTCATCAGGGCCACCAGTGAAAGCGCCGACCCGCCACCTCTGCCCGGCCAGTGGGCCCCGCTGCTTCTTCAACGACGCACTGGGTGGGAAACTGAGCGCTGATTCGGCCTATCTAGCACCTGGGAGCAGACAGCACCCACCCAGTCTCCTCGTCTCGGTGGAGGCCAACAGAAGGCTCGGCCGCCACCGCCCTTTGGCCTCTTTGCATGCACCTGCTAAACGGTTTTTGTGTATTATACTTGATATAGCCACTAACagtcatgaaagttttttttaattatttttttctgttgttcgttttcttttcttaaaaacaaaataagacttTTTTCATCTCGGGTGGAGAGATGGTGTTttcgttttgttttttaaaaaagcaaatttctgCTGTATTTATTGGAATCTGTATTATCCTATCCGGGAATGCTGCAtcactttaattttattattgtatatatttcCATTGTGTTGATTCTGCCATCTCCAGATGCCTGCTGATCgcttcatctcttctttcccttgaGTATCACAATACAGtatatttgcatgtatgtgtgtgtatagagacATACACAATATGTATACACAAAATacattgtatgtgtgtatatggaaACAAAGAGTACCCTGCatcatatgtatatgtgaatatacatacacatatatgcatccCCACACGAATGTGTTTACAATTTactgtatacacatacatatatgcacagtGCATAAAGAcctacatatataaatgcataacCTACAAATACACCACTCAAGCACACAGATATACGCCTATGTATACTGGATCGAGCTGGTTCTTTATGTAtggatttgaatttcagttttgATTCTTGCACGTGAAAAACTGATTCGTGGACTGGTGAAAATAAATACTTGGAACATGCTAAGCTAAACAACAAATTGCAGAGCTCTGTATTCTTCA
It includes:
- the LOC141493828 gene encoding fez family zinc finger protein 1-like gives rise to the protein MDCSAHHPATKILATPASRDSLPARGNMISASKPLAFSIERIMARTPEPKSLPVPHFLQGSVPKGDPKHSLHLNSSLPCMIPFVPVTYEASPKAGMTGAEPRKTSLDSSAPSPAASSFSCSDLLNCALSLKGDFARDALPLQQYKLVRPRVVNHSSFHAMGALCYFNRADGPCHPSASVNIHPVASYFLSSPLHPQPKTYLAERNKLVVPTVEKYPSGVAFKDLSQAQLQHYMKESAQILSEKIAFKTSEFSRGSPNSKPKVFTCEVCGKVFNAHYNLTRHMPVHTGARPFVCKVCGKGFRQASTLCRHKIIHTQEKPHKCNQCGKAFNRSSTLNTHTRIHAGYKPFVCEFCGKGFHQKGNYKNHKLTHSGEKQFKCNICNKAFHQVYNLTFHMHTHNDKKPFTCPTCGKGFCRNFDLKKHVRKLHDSALGLPRATAEASVDPPPPMQPQPPMPPPPPPGSLQSPLHQGHQ